In a single window of the Serratia quinivorans genome:
- a CDS encoding Outer membrane protein/protective antigen OMA87, giving the protein MAIFTRSLPLALLVLLPGVDAALLSRQQVDEMLAPLGSDNRFDSSKTIDWGVLPGPFYTPELGLGLGTAIVGIYRPDSHDNVSQNSTLALKGFVSSTGAFGVGFQNHSFFADDQWRFFADGSLNNMPTYFWGTGYQAGHNEGNKEKYTQQSFQIAPQLLYRIASATYAGIGWDFSSTHASDPDEGDSSLLRAQNAGVSSLSSGISGSLSYDTRDFVSNASRGQFFRLSDTYFAPELGGDSRFNAVEGQYNAYHSLSAKSVLALDAFSRLTTGEVPWDRLSELGDDQRMRGYYQGRYRDRNVFSSQVEYRRKLNWRHGYVLWAGAGTLSSKAGDLGRGPWLPTLGAGYRFEFKPKMNVRLDFGVGRGSSGFYFQVGEAF; this is encoded by the coding sequence ATGGCGATATTTACCCGCAGTTTACCCCTGGCCTTGTTAGTCCTGTTGCCCGGTGTTGATGCCGCTTTATTGTCACGTCAGCAAGTAGATGAAATGTTGGCCCCTCTGGGGTCTGACAACCGTTTCGACAGCAGCAAAACCATCGATTGGGGTGTCTTGCCTGGCCCGTTTTATACTCCCGAACTCGGTCTTGGCCTCGGTACCGCTATCGTTGGGATCTATCGGCCGGACAGCCACGACAACGTCAGCCAAAATTCGACGCTGGCGTTAAAAGGCTTTGTCAGCTCGACGGGGGCCTTTGGTGTCGGTTTCCAAAACCACAGTTTTTTCGCTGACGACCAATGGCGTTTCTTCGCCGACGGCTCTCTCAATAATATGCCCACCTACTTTTGGGGCACCGGCTACCAGGCTGGGCATAACGAGGGGAACAAGGAAAAGTACACTCAACAGTCATTCCAGATAGCGCCACAGCTGTTGTACCGCATTGCCAGCGCTACCTACGCAGGAATCGGCTGGGACTTTTCCTCAACTCACGCCAGCGATCCCGATGAGGGTGACAGCAGCCTGCTAAGGGCCCAAAACGCCGGTGTGTCCTCACTGAGTTCAGGAATCAGCGGTTCGCTGAGTTACGACACCCGTGATTTCGTTTCCAATGCCAGTCGGGGCCAGTTTTTTCGCCTGAGCGACACTTATTTTGCACCGGAGTTGGGCGGTGACAGCCGTTTCAATGCCGTTGAAGGCCAATACAATGCCTACCACAGTTTGAGTGCGAAAAGCGTGCTGGCGTTGGATGCCTTCAGCCGCCTGACCACTGGCGAGGTCCCCTGGGACAGGCTGTCTGAGCTGGGTGACGACCAACGAATGCGTGGCTATTATCAAGGCCGCTACCGCGACAGGAATGTGTTCAGTAGCCAGGTCGAGTATCGTCGCAAGCTAAACTGGCGGCACGGGTACGTGCTGTGGGCCGGTGCCGGAACGCTAAGCAGCAAGGCCGGCGATCTGGGCCGTGGTCCCTGGTTGCCTACGCTGGGAGCGGGTTACCGTTTCGAATTCAAACCGAAAATGAACGTACGGCTCGATTTTGGCGTCGGGCGTGGAAGCAGCGGATTTTACTTTCAGGTTGGGGAAGCTTTTTAA
- the glpA_1 gene encoding Anaerobic glycerol-3-phosphate dehydrogenase subunit A codes for MSSHSPDNETDVIIIGGGATGAGIARDCARRGLRCILLERHDIATGATGRNHGLLHSGARYAVTDGESAHECIEENQILKRIAHHCIERTDGLFITLPQDSLAYQQQFIASCHSAGINAEAIDPQLALRLEPAANPALIGAVRVPDGTVDPFRLTAANMLDAREHGAQILTYHQVVGLLRAGERVTGVRVFDHQSAQRYDIHAEVVVNAAGIWGQQIAEYADLRIRMFPAKGALLILGHRINNMVINRCRKPADADILVPGDTISVIGTTSTHIDYDQIDNMLVTPQEVDILIREGALLAPELAQTRILRAYAGVRPLVASDDDPSGRNVSRGIVLLDHASRDGLEGFITITGGKLMTYRLMAQWATDKVCEKLGIDSPCTTAQEALPGSRQSAEETVRSVVSLPASIRGSAVYRHGDRASQVPAGDRLDNSLVCECEAVTAGEVRYAVNSLTVNNLVDLRRRTRVGMGTCQGELCACRAAGLLTRFNVTTPQQSIDQLSHFLNERWKGVRPIAWGDALRESEFTSWVYQGLCGLDARGEQEADDAI; via the coding sequence ATGAGCAGCCATTCACCGGATAACGAAACGGATGTGATCATTATTGGCGGCGGCGCGACCGGTGCGGGCATTGCTCGTGACTGCGCGCGCCGTGGCCTGCGTTGCATACTGCTGGAGCGTCACGATATTGCCACCGGTGCCACTGGCCGTAACCACGGCCTGCTGCACAGTGGAGCACGCTATGCGGTGACCGACGGTGAGTCGGCGCATGAATGCATAGAAGAAAACCAAATCCTCAAGCGTATTGCGCACCACTGCATCGAACGTACCGATGGGCTGTTTATTACGCTGCCGCAGGATTCACTGGCCTATCAACAACAGTTTATTGCCTCCTGCCACAGCGCCGGTATCAACGCCGAAGCGATCGACCCACAGCTGGCGCTGCGTCTGGAGCCAGCGGCCAATCCGGCGCTGATCGGCGCGGTGCGGGTACCGGACGGCACTGTCGATCCCTTCCGTTTGACCGCCGCCAATATGCTCGATGCCCGAGAGCACGGTGCGCAGATCCTCACCTATCATCAGGTGGTCGGTTTGCTTCGCGCTGGCGAGCGCGTTACCGGGGTGCGCGTTTTCGACCATCAATCTGCACAGCGCTACGATATTCATGCCGAAGTGGTGGTCAATGCTGCGGGCATCTGGGGCCAGCAGATAGCGGAATATGCCGATCTGCGCATTCGCATGTTCCCGGCTAAGGGCGCTTTGCTGATCCTCGGCCACCGCATCAACAACATGGTGATCAACCGCTGCCGCAAACCGGCGGACGCCGACATTTTGGTGCCGGGCGACACCATCTCGGTGATTGGCACCACCTCCACCCATATTGATTATGACCAGATCGACAACATGCTGGTGACGCCGCAGGAAGTGGACATTCTGATCCGCGAAGGGGCGCTGCTGGCGCCGGAGCTGGCGCAGACGCGTATTCTGCGCGCCTATGCCGGTGTGCGCCCATTGGTAGCCAGTGACGACGACCCCAGCGGCCGCAACGTCAGCCGCGGCATCGTGCTGCTCGATCACGCCAGCCGCGACGGCCTGGAAGGCTTTATCACCATTACCGGCGGCAAGCTGATGACCTACCGGCTGATGGCGCAGTGGGCGACCGATAAAGTGTGCGAAAAGCTCGGAATCGACAGCCCCTGTACTACCGCGCAGGAAGCCTTGCCCGGTTCGCGGCAGTCGGCGGAAGAAACGGTGCGCAGCGTGGTTTCCCTGCCTGCCAGCATTCGCGGCTCGGCGGTTTATCGCCACGGCGACAGGGCCAGTCAGGTACCGGCCGGCGATCGGCTGGATAACAGCCTGGTGTGCGAATGCGAAGCGGTGACCGCTGGTGAAGTGCGTTATGCGGTGAACTCCCTCACCGTTAATAACCTGGTCGATCTGCGCCGCCGCACCCGCGTCGGCATGGGCACCTGCCAGGGGGAGCTTTGCGCCTGCCGTGCCGCCGGGCTGTTGACGCGTTTTAACGTCACTACCCCGCAGCAGTCTATCGATCAGCTATCGCATTTCCTTAACGAGCGTTGGAAAGGGGTAAGACCGATCGCCTGGGGCGATGCGCTACGTGAAAGTGAGTTTACCAGCTGGGTTTATCAGGGATTGTGCGGGCTTGATGCCCGGGGGGAACAGGAGGCCGATGATGCGATTTGA
- the zntA gene encoding Lead, cadmium, zinc and mercury-transporting ATPase: protein MNFINGPEGDAMTNHEKHNHQEHHHAEGGCGCNHSHSKTQHGCSSEKQSAASHSGHAHTHDHGAGGCSTDGHEDPDEESDRLAAAPLSGSRRYSWKVTGMDCPSCAKKIENAVTALPGVDNARVLFATEKLVVDAQSDISLRIQDAVKQAGFTLLGTQTSQADQPKTSRLGEFGPLLLLTTLMIVSWALSMVNPELSRIAFIATTLVGLAPVATKAVRLIRSGTPFAIETLMSVAAIGALFIGATAEAAMVLLLFMVGEMLESYAANRARRGVKALMELVPEDALLLQGTERKRVPVASLRPGDVIEIAPGGRLPADAELLNPFASFDESALTGESVPVERQQGQKVAAGSLSVDQAAQMKVISEPGKNAIDRILQLIEEAEERRAPIERFLDRFSRYYTPAIMLLAIAVILVPPLLYAQPWDVWIYRGLTLLLIGCPCALVISTPAAITSGLAAATRRGALIKGGAALEQLGQVQTIAFDKTGTLTEGKPTVTDVLPLNGISEQQLLTLAAAVEAGSHHPLAQAIINRAEQYGAPLPLAQGRRALAGVGVEGVIDGKTLLISAPAKLAAGLLNQQAVNQVEQLENAGKTAVVVLEDGVPIGLLALRDTLRSDAKQAIAELKALGINGVMLTGDNPRAAAAIATELGLDYRAGLLPEDKVRAVTELSELRPTAMIGDGINDAPAMKASSIGIAMGSGTDVALETADAALTHNRLVGVAEMIRISRATHANIRQNITIALGLKGVFLITTLLGLTGLWLAVLADSGATALVTANALRLLKKRQ from the coding sequence ATGAACTTCATTAACGGCCCGGAGGGGGACGCTATGACTAACCATGAAAAGCATAATCATCAGGAACATCACCATGCGGAAGGCGGCTGCGGTTGCAACCACAGCCATAGCAAAACCCAGCACGGCTGCAGCAGTGAAAAGCAAAGTGCCGCCAGCCATAGTGGACATGCCCACACGCACGATCACGGTGCCGGCGGGTGCAGCACTGACGGTCATGAAGATCCGGATGAGGAAAGCGACAGACTGGCTGCCGCCCCTCTCTCCGGCAGCCGGCGCTACAGCTGGAAAGTCACCGGCATGGACTGCCCAAGCTGTGCCAAAAAAATTGAGAATGCCGTAACCGCGCTCCCAGGCGTCGATAATGCTCGCGTGCTGTTCGCCACCGAAAAACTGGTGGTCGATGCTCAATCCGATATCAGCCTGCGCATTCAGGACGCGGTGAAACAAGCCGGTTTCACCCTGCTCGGCACCCAGACCTCCCAAGCCGACCAGCCAAAAACATCGCGCCTCGGCGAGTTTGGTCCACTGCTGCTGCTCACCACGCTGATGATCGTCAGTTGGGCGCTCAGCATGGTCAACCCTGAACTGAGCCGCATTGCCTTTATCGCCACCACGCTGGTGGGTCTGGCTCCGGTTGCCACCAAGGCGGTACGCCTGATCCGCTCCGGCACGCCGTTTGCCATCGAAACCCTGATGAGCGTCGCGGCCATTGGCGCACTCTTTATCGGCGCCACCGCCGAGGCGGCGATGGTGTTGCTGCTGTTTATGGTCGGCGAGATGCTGGAGTCTTACGCAGCCAACCGCGCACGCCGTGGTGTGAAGGCACTGATGGAGTTGGTGCCGGAAGACGCTCTGCTGCTGCAGGGCACGGAGCGCAAACGCGTGCCGGTTGCCAGCCTGCGCCCCGGCGATGTGATTGAAATTGCACCCGGTGGCCGCCTGCCGGCCGATGCAGAACTGCTTAATCCGTTCGCCAGCTTCGACGAAAGCGCCCTGACCGGCGAGTCGGTGCCGGTCGAACGTCAGCAGGGGCAGAAAGTCGCGGCGGGCAGTTTGTCGGTCGATCAGGCCGCACAGATGAAGGTCATTTCCGAGCCGGGCAAAAACGCCATCGACCGCATTCTGCAACTGATTGAAGAAGCCGAAGAGCGCCGCGCGCCGATCGAACGTTTCCTCGACCGTTTCAGCCGTTACTACACCCCAGCCATTATGCTGCTGGCCATCGCGGTGATCCTGGTGCCACCGTTGCTGTATGCACAACCCTGGGATGTCTGGATTTATCGCGGCCTGACTCTGCTGCTGATCGGTTGTCCTTGTGCGCTGGTGATCTCTACCCCGGCGGCGATCACCTCCGGGCTGGCAGCGGCTACCCGACGTGGTGCGTTGATTAAAGGCGGCGCGGCACTGGAACAATTGGGCCAGGTGCAAACCATCGCCTTCGATAAAACCGGCACGCTGACGGAAGGTAAACCGACGGTGACCGATGTACTGCCGCTCAACGGCATCAGCGAACAGCAGTTGCTGACGCTGGCCGCGGCCGTCGAGGCCGGTTCCCATCACCCACTGGCGCAAGCGATTATCAACCGTGCCGAGCAGTATGGCGCGCCTCTGCCACTGGCACAGGGTCGCCGTGCGCTGGCAGGCGTTGGGGTAGAGGGCGTTATCGACGGCAAAACCCTGCTGATCAGTGCACCGGCCAAGTTGGCCGCAGGCCTGCTCAATCAGCAGGCTGTCAATCAGGTGGAACAGCTGGAAAACGCCGGTAAAACGGCGGTGGTGGTGCTGGAAGACGGCGTGCCGATTGGCCTGTTGGCGCTGCGCGACACGCTGCGTAGCGATGCCAAACAGGCGATTGCCGAGCTGAAAGCATTAGGGATCAACGGAGTGATGTTAACCGGTGACAACCCGCGTGCGGCGGCGGCGATTGCCACTGAGCTGGGGCTGGATTACCGTGCCGGGCTGCTACCGGAAGATAAAGTGCGTGCGGTGACCGAGCTGAGTGAACTGCGCCCAACGGCGATGATCGGCGACGGTATCAATGATGCGCCAGCGATGAAAGCCTCCAGCATCGGTATCGCGATGGGCAGCGGCACCGACGTGGCGCTGGAAACCGCCGATGCAGCGCTGACCCATAACCGGCTGGTGGGCGTGGCGGAAATGATCCGCATTTCACGCGCGACGCACGCCAATATTCGGCAGAACATCACCATTGCATTGGGGCTGAAAGGGGTATTTCTGATCACCACCCTGCTGGGGCTGACCGGGCTGTGGCTGGCGGTGCTGGCAGACTCCGGCGCCACCGCGCTGGTCACCGCCAATGCCCTGCGGCTGCTGAAGAAACGTCAATAA
- the glpB gene encoding Anaerobic glycerol-3-phosphate dehydrogenase subunit B has translation MRFDVVVIGGGLAGMSCAIRLAEQGKRCAVVSSGQSALYFSSGSLDLLAQLPDGTLVESPLMALPALELQAPRHPYALIGAERVAALSNDAALLLQRCGLSLQGSNERNHLRVTPLGTRRPTWLSPQAIPVTPLDGELAWQNIAVIGIEGFLDFQPQLAASSLIQTLGIKAEVAYMHLPALDRLRNNPSEFRAVNIARVLDLPENLTPMAEEMRRLAGDAEAIFLPACLGLEDDSALAALQAAVGKPILLLPTLPPSVLGMRLHQALRSRLQQLGGVFMPGDSVLRADIEAGRVTGLYTRNHTDIPLLAQQVVLASGSFFSNGLVAGFDGIREPVFGLDVDSRADRADWSDRNLFAPQPYLQFGVRTDDRLRALRQGEPLSNLYAIGAVTGGYDPLQQGCGAGVSLIGALYVAQQIAAQEERP, from the coding sequence ATGCGATTTGACGTAGTGGTGATTGGCGGTGGCCTGGCAGGCATGAGCTGTGCCATTCGATTGGCAGAGCAAGGCAAGCGCTGCGCCGTGGTCAGTTCAGGCCAAAGCGCACTCTATTTTTCGTCCGGATCGCTTGATCTGCTGGCGCAGCTGCCCGACGGCACCCTGGTGGAATCACCGTTGATGGCGCTACCGGCACTTGAGCTACAAGCGCCACGGCATCCTTATGCGCTGATCGGCGCTGAACGGGTGGCCGCACTGTCAAATGATGCGGCTCTGCTGTTGCAACGCTGTGGTTTGAGCCTGCAGGGCAGCAATGAGCGTAATCATCTGCGGGTGACTCCGCTGGGTACGCGCCGGCCCACCTGGCTTAGTCCTCAGGCTATTCCGGTCACGCCGTTGGACGGCGAACTAGCGTGGCAAAATATCGCGGTGATCGGCATTGAAGGGTTTTTGGATTTTCAGCCACAGTTGGCCGCCAGTTCCCTGATACAGACGCTGGGCATCAAGGCGGAAGTGGCTTATATGCACTTGCCGGCGCTGGATCGGCTGCGTAACAACCCCAGTGAGTTCCGGGCGGTGAATATTGCCAGAGTACTGGATCTGCCGGAAAACCTGACGCCGATGGCAGAAGAAATGCGTCGGTTGGCCGGTGATGCCGAGGCGATTTTCCTGCCTGCCTGTCTGGGGCTGGAAGATGATAGCGCACTGGCCGCGTTGCAGGCGGCGGTGGGTAAACCGATTCTGCTGTTACCGACGTTGCCGCCTTCGGTTCTGGGTATGCGCCTGCATCAGGCGCTGCGTTCGCGTCTGCAGCAACTGGGCGGCGTTTTTATGCCGGGTGACAGCGTACTGCGGGCAGATATCGAAGCCGGGCGAGTCACTGGCCTCTATACCCGCAACCATACCGATATTCCATTGCTGGCGCAGCAGGTGGTGCTGGCCAGCGGCAGCTTCTTCAGCAACGGGCTGGTGGCGGGCTTCGACGGCATACGTGAACCGGTGTTTGGGCTGGATGTCGACAGCCGTGCGGATCGCGCAGACTGGAGCGATCGCAATCTGTTTGCTCCGCAACCCTATTTGCAATTTGGGGTACGAACCGATGACCGACTGCGTGCCTTAAGGCAGGGGGAGCCATTGAGCAACCTGTATGCCATCGGCGCAGTGACCGGCGGCTATGATCCCCTGCAGCAGGGCTGCGGTGCGGGTGTTTCGCTGATTGGGGCGCTGTACGTCGCGCAACAGATTGCGGCACAGGAGGAGCGTCCATGA
- the tusA gene encoding Sulfurtransferase TusA has translation MTDLFAQADQTLDALGLRCPEPVMMVRKTVRHMDNGETLLIIADDPATTRDIPGFCRFMEHTLVAQETDTAPYRYLLRKGV, from the coding sequence ATGACTGACTTATTTGCCCAGGCCGACCAGACGCTTGATGCGCTGGGGCTGCGTTGTCCTGAACCGGTAATGATGGTGCGCAAAACCGTGCGCCATATGGATAACGGTGAAACTCTGCTGATCATCGCTGACGATCCGGCTACCACCCGTGACATTCCGGGGTTCTGCCGCTTTATGGAACACACGCTGGTGGCGCAGGAAACCGACACCGCGCCTTACCGCTATTTGTTGCGCAAAGGCGTTTGA
- the glpC gene encoding Anaerobic glycerol-3-phosphate dehydrogenase subunit C — protein sequence MSLHKDNSFENCIKCTVCTTYCPVAKVNPLYPGPKQAGPDGERLRLKDPALYDEALKYCTNCKRCEVACPSDVKIGDIIQRARADFAQSKPTLRDAILSHTDLMGSLSTPFAPIVNAATGLKPVRALLDKALKIDHRRELPKYSFGTFRRWYRQQAQAQRRYAEQVAFFHGCFVNYNHPQLGKDLIKVFNAMDIGVQLLKREKCCGVPLIANGFIAQARKQAKVNAESLHETVLERGIPVVATSSSCTFTLRDEYPHLLDVDTSAVRERVELATRYLYRLINQGRQLPLKHTPLRVAYHTPCHMEKMGWTAYTLELLRQIPGLELVVLDSQCCGIAGTYGFKSENYETSQGIGASLFRQIEESGVDLVVTDCETCKWQIEMSTSKRCEHPITLLAQALA from the coding sequence ATGAGCCTGCATAAAGACAACAGTTTTGAGAATTGCATCAAATGTACCGTCTGTACCACCTATTGTCCGGTGGCCAAGGTGAATCCGCTCTATCCGGGGCCAAAACAGGCGGGGCCGGACGGCGAGCGCCTGCGACTGAAGGATCCGGCGCTGTATGATGAGGCGCTGAAGTATTGCACCAACTGCAAACGCTGTGAGGTGGCCTGCCCGTCCGACGTCAAAATCGGCGACATCATTCAGCGCGCCCGTGCCGACTTTGCCCAGAGCAAGCCCACGCTGCGTGACGCTATCCTCAGCCATACCGATCTCATGGGCTCGCTGTCGACGCCATTTGCGCCGATTGTTAATGCCGCTACCGGGCTTAAGCCGGTGCGTGCCCTGCTCGACAAGGCGCTGAAGATTGACCATCGCCGCGAACTGCCCAAATACTCGTTCGGTACCTTCCGCCGCTGGTACCGTCAGCAGGCGCAGGCCCAACGGCGTTATGCCGAGCAGGTCGCGTTCTTCCACGGCTGCTTCGTTAATTACAACCATCCGCAACTGGGCAAGGATCTGATCAAGGTGTTCAATGCGATGGATATCGGCGTGCAGTTGCTCAAGCGGGAGAAATGCTGCGGCGTACCGCTGATCGCCAACGGTTTTATCGCCCAGGCCAGGAAACAGGCCAAAGTGAACGCCGAATCGCTGCACGAGACGGTGTTGGAGCGGGGTATCCCGGTCGTGGCAACCTCATCGAGCTGTACTTTTACCCTGCGTGATGAATACCCGCACCTGCTGGACGTGGACACCTCGGCGGTACGTGAACGGGTGGAGCTGGCGACGCGCTACCTGTACCGTCTGATCAATCAAGGACGCCAGCTGCCGCTGAAGCACACGCCGCTGCGGGTGGCCTATCATACGCCATGCCATATGGAAAAAATGGGCTGGACCGCCTATACGCTGGAGCTGTTGCGGCAGATACCGGGGCTGGAACTGGTGGTGCTGGACTCGCAGTGCTGCGGTATTGCCGGCACCTATGGTTTTAAATCGGAGAACTATGAGACTTCGCAGGGAATTGGGGCGTCGCTGTTCCGCCAGATAGAGGAGAGCGGGGTGGATTTGGTGGTCACTGACTGCGAAACCTGCAAATGGCAAATCGAGATGTCGACCAGCAAGCGCTGCGAACATCCGATCACCCTGCTGGCGCAGGCATTGGCTTAA
- a CDS encoding Serralysin precursor — MQSTKKAIEVTESSLAATGSGYNAVDDLLHYHERGNGIQVNGKDSFSNEQAGLFITRENQTWNGYKVFGQPAKLTFSFPDYKFSSTNVAGDTGLSKFSAEQQQQAKLSLQSWSDVANLTFTEVAAGQKANITFGNYSQDRPGHYDYDTQAYAFLPNTIYQGQDLGGQTWYNVNQSNVKHPASEDYGRQTFTHEIGHALGLSHPGEYNAGEGNPTYNDVTYAEDTREFSLMSYWSETNTGGDNGGHYAAAPLLDDIAAIQHLYGANLSTRTGDSVYGFNSNTGRDFLSTTSNSQKVIFAAWDAGGNDTFDFSGYTANQRINLNETSFSDVGGLKGNVSIAAGVTIENAIGGSGNDVIVGNAVNNVLKGGAGNDVLFGGGGADELWGGAGKDIFVFSAVSDSAPGASDVIKDFQKGTDKIDLSFFNQGKQSGDQIHFVDHFSGSVGEALLTYNASNNVSDLALNIGGHQTPDFLVKIVGQVDVTTDFIV, encoded by the coding sequence ATGCAATCTACTAAAAAGGCAATTGAAGTTACTGAATCCAGCCTCGCAGCAACAGGATCTGGCTACAATGCTGTAGACGATCTGTTGCATTACCACGAGCGTGGCAACGGGATCCAGGTTAATGGCAAGGACTCATTTTCTAACGAACAAGCTGGGCTGTTTATTACCCGTGAGAACCAAACCTGGAACGGTTATAAAGTTTTTGGCCAGCCGGCTAAATTAACTTTCTCATTCCCGGATTATAAATTCTCCTCCACCAACGTTGCCGGCGATACCGGGCTGAGCAAGTTCAGCGCAGAACAGCAGCAGCAGGCGAAACTGTCGCTGCAATCCTGGTCTGACGTGGCCAATCTCACCTTCACCGAAGTTGCCGCCGGCCAAAAGGCCAATATTACCTTCGGCAACTACAGTCAGGATCGTCCCGGCCATTATGACTATGATACGCAGGCCTACGCTTTCCTGCCCAATACCATCTATCAGGGCCAGGATCTGGGTGGCCAGACCTGGTACAACGTCAACCAGTCCAACGTCAAACATCCGGCCAGCGAAGACTATGGCCGTCAGACGTTTACCCACGAGATTGGCCATGCGCTGGGCCTGAGCCACCCAGGTGAATACAACGCCGGGGAAGGTAACCCAACCTACAATGACGTTACCTATGCCGAGGACACCCGCGAGTTCAGCCTGATGAGCTACTGGAGTGAAACCAACACCGGCGGTGACAACGGTGGGCACTACGCGGCAGCACCGTTGCTGGATGACATTGCCGCCATCCAGCATCTGTATGGAGCCAACCTGTCGACCCGTACCGGTGACAGCGTCTATGGCTTCAATTCCAATACCGGCCGCGATTTCCTCAGCACCACCAGCAACTCGCAGAAAGTGATCTTTGCTGCCTGGGATGCGGGCGGCAATGACACTTTCGACTTCTCCGGTTACACCGCCAACCAGCGCATCAACCTGAACGAGACGTCCTTCTCCGACGTGGGCGGGCTGAAAGGCAACGTGTCTATCGCGGCGGGTGTGACCATTGAAAACGCCATCGGCGGTTCGGGCAATGATGTGATCGTCGGCAATGCGGTCAACAACGTGCTGAAGGGCGGCGCGGGCAACGACGTGCTGTTCGGCGGCGGCGGGGCAGATGAGCTGTGGGGCGGTGCAGGCAAGGATATCTTTGTGTTCTCTGCGGTCAGCGATTCCGCGCCGGGCGCTTCCGACGTGATCAAGGATTTCCAGAAAGGCACCGATAAAATCGATCTGTCGTTCTTCAATCAGGGCAAACAGAGCGGTGACCAAATCCACTTCGTCGATCATTTCAGTGGCTCTGTGGGTGAAGCGTTACTGACTTACAACGCTTCGAATAATGTCAGCGATTTGGCGCTGAATATCGGTGGCCATCAGACGCCGGACTTCCTGGTGAAGATCGTGGGTCAGGTAGACGTCACCACTGATTTTATCGTGTAA
- the yhhQ gene encoding Inner membrane protein yhhQ: MYSFTARQRLTALVWLSLFHIVIITSSNYLVQLPMSIFGFHTTWGAFTFPFIFLATDLTVRIFGAPLARRIILSVMVPALFISYVISTVTYQGEWQGFAALGSFNLFVARIAVASFMAYVLGQILDVHVFNRLRQRSAWWVAPAAAMFLGNISDTLSFFFIAFYKSSDAFMANNWVEIALVDYSFKVMICLLFFLPMYGVLLNMLLKRIAARQNDGSLQPG, encoded by the coding sequence ATGTATTCGTTTACTGCTCGGCAGCGCCTTACCGCGTTGGTCTGGCTATCGCTGTTCCATATTGTCATCATTACCTCCAGTAACTATCTGGTGCAGTTGCCGATGTCCATTTTCGGCTTTCATACCACCTGGGGCGCTTTTACCTTTCCGTTTATCTTCCTGGCGACCGATCTGACGGTGCGTATTTTCGGCGCTCCGCTGGCGCGACGCATCATTCTTTCGGTGATGGTACCGGCGTTGTTCATCTCTTACGTGATCTCCACCGTCACCTATCAGGGTGAATGGCAGGGCTTTGCCGCCTTGGGCAGCTTTAATCTGTTTGTCGCCCGTATCGCCGTCGCCAGCTTTATGGCTTATGTGCTCGGTCAGATCCTCGACGTCCACGTTTTCAATCGCCTGCGTCAGCGCAGCGCCTGGTGGGTCGCTCCTGCCGCCGCCATGTTCCTCGGTAACATCAGCGATACCCTGTCGTTCTTCTTTATTGCGTTCTACAAGAGCAGCGACGCCTTTATGGCTAACAACTGGGTTGAAATCGCGCTGGTGGATTACAGCTTCAAGGTAATGATCTGCTTGCTGTTCTTCCTGCCAATGTACGGCGTACTGCTGAATATGCTGCTTAAGCGCATTGCCGCCCGCCAGAACGACGGCAGCCTGCAACCCGGCTGA
- the dcrB_1 gene encoding Uncharacterised protein, producing the protein MRKVAKLMGISLLVLGLAACDGDTKDTKASAGDAAASAPAGQQVSLLDGKLAFTLPAGMADQSGKLGNQANNMHVYADSTGQRALIVILGDKTADSLETLSKRLEDTQRSRDANLQVITNKAIDVNGVPLRQLDSIITSGGEKAYSSILIGTLDNNMLTIQVTLPADNQQQAQSEAEGIIKTLKLKQ; encoded by the coding sequence ATGCGTAAAGTAGCAAAATTGATGGGTATCAGCCTGTTAGTGCTTGGCCTGGCGGCCTGCGACGGCGACACCAAAGACACCAAGGCATCGGCAGGCGATGCCGCTGCCAGCGCCCCAGCCGGGCAACAGGTAAGCTTGCTGGATGGCAAGCTGGCGTTCACCCTGCCGGCGGGCATGGCGGACCAAAGCGGCAAGTTGGGTAATCAGGCGAACAACATGCACGTTTACGCCGACAGTACCGGCCAGCGTGCACTGATCGTGATCCTCGGCGATAAAACGGCCGACAGCCTGGAAACCCTGAGCAAGCGTCTGGAAGATACCCAGCGCTCGCGCGACGCCAACCTGCAGGTGATCACCAACAAAGCCATCGACGTTAACGGTGTTCCGCTGCGTCAGTTGGACAGCATCATCACCAGCGGCGGCGAGAAAGCCTACTCCTCTATCCTGATCGGCACGCTGGACAACAACATGCTGACCATTCAGGTGACGCTGCCGGCGGATAACCAGCAGCAGGCGCAGAGCGAGGCCGAAGGCATCATCAAAACGCTGAAACTGAAGCAATAA